TCTAGGCCTACACCACCCTAAAATCTAGGCCTACACCACCCCAAAATCAATGCCTACACCACCCCAAAATCTAGGCCTACACCACCCTAAATTCTAGGCCTACACCACCCCAAAATCTAGGCCTACACCACCATAAAATCCTCATTCTAAACCCCATTTGTTCGCTCTTCttcccctctattcctctctactcctccaggGGAGTACTATTGGCTGGAGCCAGCCCATGCCTTTGAGCCCTTCCAGGAGTACGACGTGGGGCTGATAGCCCTGGCCTTCCTACAAGGCTCCTTCGCATACGGAGGATGGAACTTCCTCAACTACGTCACTGAGGAGCTGGTTGACCCCTATGTGTAAAGCCCTACTACAATTAGTCCATGCATGTGTCCCAAATTCGATCTTTTGATATTATATTTGAGAACTGGACTGATCCCTATTGAATGAGACCTACATGTCTTTAATGAATGGTCTACCTTTTTGGTCTACcttttccccatccctctctctattctgAACTGGACTGATACCTATTACCTACATGTCTTTAATGAATGATATAccttccctccccatccctccattcctctctctattCTAGGAATCTTCCTCGTGCCATCTTTATCTCCATCCCCTTGGTGACGTTCGTGTACGTGTTTGCCAACATCGCTTACGTCACAGCCATGAGTCCTCAGGAGCTGCTGGCCTCCAACGCTGTTGCTGTAGTGAGTAGCTCCACCCACCATCCCGCCAGGATCAGGAAGCAGCTTTGGGTTTATTCACGTTCAACCTCAGTATTAACAAAGGCCTCTGGCGCCCCCTTGTCGGTCACAGAGAGATAATGGTCCTTAAATTCAGATTCAACTTTGAATTCTGCTTAGTGGAGTGGCATATCTGTACCATATTATCAATCAACTGATGCTACAATTTTAACTTTTAAGTGTATAAGTATCAAACCTTGTGTTGTAGCTATGTAGCAGTTCATTGAATGTGTAATTGTGTGTTTCACCATATTCTCttgtcccctctcttcctccgtctattccttccttccttccttttctCCCTCCAGACATTTGGTGAGAAGCTGCTAGGCGTGATGTCATGGATCATGCCCATCTCTGTTGCTCTGTCCACCTTCGGAGGGGTCAACGGGTCCCTCTTCACCTCCTCACGGTATTCTCCTTCACATTATTTATCTGCCTCTTGTATCTCTgtttttctttatctctctccatatacagtaccagtcaaaagtttggacacacctactcattccaacaTTTGTCTttatatttgactattttctacatggtagaataatagtgaagaaatcaaaactatgaaataacacatatggaatcatgttgtaactaaacaagtgttaaacaaatgaaaatctatttaaaatttgagattattcaaagtagccaccctttgccttgatgacagctttgcacactttgctgtcatcaaggcaaagggtggctactttgaagaatctcaaatataaaatatattttgatttgtttaacatgatTCAACATGATGatgaatatatttttgatttgttggttactacatgattccatatgtgttatttaatagtgttgatgtcttcactattattctacaatgtagaaaatagtaaaaatgaagaaaaacccttgaatgagtaggtgtgtccaaacttttgactggtactgtatatctttttCTGTGAACTCTGTCTTCTAACtaatttctcttttttttttatcgaTGTACTTATCCCTTCACGTCACCCTTTCATTACTCCGTATTTTGTACTGCGTTAGATTGTATTAGTAGTTAAcctgtctctcactcactctcgatctctctctctttctctcgaacAGGTTGTTCTTTGCTGGAGCCAGAGAAGGCCACCTCCCCAGTCTCCTGGCCATGATCCACGTGAAGCGTTGTACCCCCATCCCTGCTCTGCTCTTCACTGTGAGTGCTAAatcctttctatctctctctctccatcgctcttcccctctctctttctctctctctctatgtatttaCCTTTgacacaggtgtctgtatatacaCAGTACACTATACAGTGGCAATAAAAAGTATGtatggaattacctggatttctgcataaattttaCATCAaattttatctgatcttcatctaagtcacaacaatagacacagtgtgcttaaacgaATAACAcataaattattgtatttttcttgtctatattgaatacataatttaaacaaaatagatctcagaagacgtaagattaagaattgttgacttgcataaagctggaaagggttacaaaagtatctctaaaagtcagtccacggtaagacaaattgtctataaatggagaaatttcagcactgttgctactctccctaggagtggccatcctgcaaagatgactgcaagagcacagcgcagaatgctcaatgaggttaagaagaatcataGTGTctgctaaagacttacagaaatctctggaagatgctaacatctctgttgacgagtctacaatatgtgaaacactaaacaagaaaggTGTTCATGgaaggacaccatggaagaaggcactgctgtccaaaaaaaacattgctgcacgtctgaagttcgcaaaagagcacctggatgttccaaaatattctgtggacagattaaactaaagttgtgtagtttggaaggaacacacaacactatacatatgtggagagaaaaaaggctcagcacaccaacatcaaacctcatcccaactttaaactatggtgaagggagcatcatggtttggggctgctttgctgactcagggcctggacagcttgctatcatcgactgaaaaattaattcccaaatttatcaagacattttgcaggagaatgtaaggctacctgtccgccaattgaagctcaacagaagtttggtgattcaacaggacaacaacccaaaatatAGAAGTAagtcaacaacagaatggcttgaacagaagaaaatacgccttctggagtggcctagtcagtcctgacctcaacccgattgagatgctgtggcatgacctcaagagagcggttcgcaccagacatcccaagaatattgctttTTCTGAAACAGTTTTATAAAGAGGAATGgttcaaaattcctcctgaccgttgtgcaggtctgatccgcaactacagaaaacgtttggttgaggttattgctgccaaaggagggtcaacctgttattaaatccaagggttcacatactttttccaacctgcactgtgagTGTTTACACAGTGTATTCAATAAAGACATTAACatttataattgtttgtgtgttattagtttaagcagactgtgtttgtctattgttatgacttagatgaagatcagataacattttatgaccaatttatgtagaaatccaggtaattctaaagggttcacatactttttcttcccactgtatgtacaaaagtatgtggacgcgtggaggctgttatagcagcaaagggaggactaactccatattaatgcccatgatattggaatgagatgttcgacgagcaggtgtccacatacttttggtcatgtagtgtaccttatatgttcatatactgtacacatattgacccattctctccctctctccctccctcccccagtgTCTGTCCACCCTGTTGATGCTGTGCACCAGTGACATGTACACCCTCATTAACTACGTGGGCTTCATCAACTACCTCTTCTACGGGGTCACTGTTGCCGGGCAGATCGTGCTGCGCATCAAGGCACCCGACATGCACCGACCGATCAGGGTGAATTTCAAAGAAGACATTTTCTTGGCACTGGGTTCTCGAGGCTATATTTACTAAACGTTTCCAACAAATCTTCATTTAGGATACactttatatatactgtatcttatttTTTCTCCAAACTTTTTATTTGACTTTTTAATTGGACGTCCCACTTTAAATCGTTGTCATACATCTATCTTATTATGATTCTTTAGCAAACTACTCCTCTTACACCGTTTAAGCTAGAAATTACATTCACACTTTAAAATGTGTAGACTGGTCTGGATACAACTTTTTGATAATATTTGTACTTTTTAACCTATTACGCTTTTTGTccttaaaaaaatgtaatcctcCACTTGAATTTGATTTCTTCAACCTTCTAAAAGTCCCATTGTTATAAACTTCCATGACTTCAAACATTATATTCATTGTCAACAATGTcatttttgacacaaatcagctactTTGACCACTTTCCCCATTGTCTCATGTTAGATAGCGTGACGACCGTCTGCACTGATCTGTCTGATAACGCGCACCCACGGGATAGCTAAAAATACATTTGGCTGTTCTAACGTTCGAAAATGTTACCAAGGTGACAGCGTCCACTGAACCACCTTTCCTAGCTACGTAGTGTAGTGAAGTTGTAGCTAATGCACAAATACGTTTTCAACATATCTGTTCTGCCGTAATAGTGCGCCCAGTTCTACAGCACAGCTGACTGTCCTCTGCGACATTATCATCGTGTTGGACAAATGTTACAAGGTAGCGAGGCACAGTGCCAGCTGTCAGTCAGATACTGTACATGCTGATTTCTGAGAACAGTCCAATAACTTTGGTGCCGTTCAACTTCATCAGCGCGTCATAGCGTCATAGCTACTGTGCGTCATAGCTACTGCGATTTTTTAAATTTAGGAACTAGTGTTAGATCGATGAGCAAAAATCTAGATTTTTAGAGACGAGTTCCACGTCCTACAAGACAGATCAGTTGAGGGACGAGCGTCGCATAGGGGTGTCACATTATGACATCTcggtctacttctctgctattgtAAATCTGAAATCGGAACACATCCTCCACTACCACAAGAATACTTTTAAAGAGCTAAATCAAGTCCCACAAGTTTACTTAATGTAAAAGTGTCATCTAGTTTGTTTCTCAGTGTTTAATTCCCTTTTGAAAATAGGTGCAAATTTTATAGCTGGTGCAAAGATTTTGGTAAATCTGACTGTAGGTATTTGAGGGCTTATTCTcattgtgtttttgcattatgaccaccaatctctctctctctctctctctctctctctctctctctctctctctcccttactctctctctcccttaccctcacccactccctctctctctccccctccagatCAGTCTGGTATGGCCGGTCATCTACCTATTGTTCTGGGCCTTCCTGCTCATCTTCTCCCTGTACTCTGAGCCCATTGTGTGTGGCCTCGGCATGGCTATCATGCTGACTGGAGTACCGGTCTACTTCCTGGGTGTCTACTGGGACAAAAAGCCTGAATGCTTCAACAACTTCGTTGGTACGGCAactttatttctttatttaacctctatttaaccaggcaagtcaattaagaataaCTTCGTATTTACAATAAACTGGAACTTCCTTCAGATGAGTTCAACTTTATTCAACCTTTAAAATCATTGTTGTTTTTATTAACTCAACTGTCTTCTCTGGTCACTTGACATTATGTTACGTATGTAGATTCACAGCGTGTCACTACTAATCTCAGTAGCCACAACCAAATCAGCAATGTTAAGGCTGTTATGATAGACTATGGCCATGTCCGAAATATGTGTTGCCTACTGCTTACTAAAACAACACACTGTGTACTAATCATACTGCATATAATTTAGTATGTATTGTGTAGTAATCATACGTAGGTCTCGAAAGACGATTCTCTTCCTCATTACAGTTACTAATCTAACTATCTAACCCTGTGTATTTTCATGTTACATGTGCCAAGGCTCTATTGTATTCTGTTTATGATGTGATACTTATAAacttctttgtctttctctctatatcaacTTTGCATTCACTATACTTTTGCAGTCTTCTGTCATCCTCTTGTTTCCCTCTATTTCTACTATGGATCCACTGACTAGTTTTGGAGTCTACTCTAGTGTCTTaaccactcctcttctctctcttcagccAAGATGACCTACCTGGGCCAGAAGTTCTGTGTGGTGGTGTATCCAGGGGAAACGAAGGGAGCAGGGAACGGGGAGGAGGGCGAGGAGCTGAAGGAGTCCCAGGCTCCTCTCTCGCAAGACGATGGGGAGACACAAAAGTCTGCAGACTGCTAAACACACACCTTTACtagcccccctcccccccccacaccaccaccaactcctcaacactcacacacagacacgcacgcacacaaactcaGAGAAACATACTCTCATTGAGGTAGAGTCAGAGTTTCAGGTATATCACTATGGCAGAGAGGAGTTAACACTCATAGACTCGGAAATACTCTTTGTGACACACACTGTTTTTATGTGTTCATCCATCTGATTGTATCTTTGTTTCAGTCACCAATGTTGTGccaaatagaggagaggaggaggagaggaggagacctaTATAGACCTATATCCGGTCATTACATTTCAGTGTGCCACCTTTCAACGCTACTTATTGCAGAAGACATATCCAACCTGACATCCTCACAGATACACACTCATCTTTTCATCCTCTAATCCTTTCATGTACCCCCTTAACTACTCTttttcttcatcctcctcatcttcctccacaCACTCCCTGCACACTCCATGAGTGAGAGAGCGCTGGCCATTTTTAAAGTACTCGTACTGTACTGTGGCAGATTCATCATCAGCATTGCTTTTGTGttcgtttttttttctttttgccTCCTTTTGAATAGAATTTGCCTTGTCTTACTGAAAACACACCAAAGCTGTATTCCTTTATTGTCAAAACCATCAAATTCAGATAAATTCTTTGAATGTTCTGTTTCAAATACACTAAATACTGTCTGTGATtccaaaatgttttttataattgtTATAATTGGTTATATCACGTGTCATTgttattatatttgtttttttatgttagTTTTAATGTTTTTTTCTGTTCAATATCAATAACTTTTGGGTCTTATTTTTCTTTTTTGCAACAGCGAAGGTATACTTTTAAGAGCCTATGAGGGATCTGGTTCGGTGCCTTAGGTATTGGTATGTAATTGTTATCATTGATGTTGACAGATTATTTCATCCAGATATTTTTAAAGAGATttttgaaaaataataataataatgatgaaaAAAACAAAGAAATGGCCATTTTGAATATTCCAGGTTGACTCAGTGTGTTTACTGGATATCTGAGGAAGATTTCATTAAAGGCAGACAATCAACTCTACAAATGAACAGTCTGATGATTTAAAAGAGTAGAAGCACAGACTAACACGCCGACTACAGTTCTTACACCTATAgagacacggacacacacacacacactcacacaaacacacactcgcaTGTCCACGCCCTGGGAGAAAATTGTCAGAAGTTGAATTGTATGTGTAGCTAAGCTTACTGCAATGTAAATCAACAGCAGTGGTGTGCTGGTGTTGATGTAAATGTCTATTATTAATGTCTATCAATAATGAGGCAATTCAGTATTTTTGTAGATTAATACACATCTATAAATCTACTCTTCAAAATAGTTTGATAGTGCTTTATTTAGTGATGTTTGAATTAATATAACTGATCATGTTTTATTCACAAAATAATAACTGG
This is a stretch of genomic DNA from Salvelinus alpinus chromosome 11, SLU_Salpinus.1, whole genome shotgun sequence. It encodes these proteins:
- the slc7a8a gene encoding solute carrier family 7 member 8a; this translates as MTDGPRQRGCSSASGGDAVPGSGKESGEGGVALKKEIGLVSACGIIVGNIIGSGIFVSPKGVMENASSVGLALIVWIVTGIITAIGALCYAELGVTIPKSGGDYSYVKDIFGGLAGFLRLWIAVLVIYPTNQAVIALTFSNYVLQPLFPTCFPPESGLRLLAAVCLLLLTWVNCSSVRWATRVQDIFTAGKLLALALIIIMGIVQICKGEYYWLEPAHAFEPFQEYDVGLIALAFLQGSFAYGGWNFLNYVTEELVDPYVNLPRAIFISIPLVTFVYVFANIAYVTAMSPQELLASNAVAVTFGEKLLGVMSWIMPISVALSTFGGVNGSLFTSSRLFFAGAREGHLPSLLAMIHVKRCTPIPALLFTCLSTLLMLCTSDMYTLINYVGFINYLFYGVTVAGQIVLRIKAPDMHRPIRISLVWPVIYLLFWAFLLIFSLYSEPIVCGLGMAIMLTGVPVYFLGVYWDKKPECFNNFVAKMTYLGQKFCVVVYPGETKGAGNGEEGEELKESQAPLSQDDGETQKSADC